From Opitutales bacterium, the proteins below share one genomic window:
- the gyrB gene encoding DNA topoisomerase (ATP-hydrolyzing) subunit B, giving the protein MDESTTPEPTPTTPNEEAYDASKIQKLEGLEGVRKRPDMYIGDTNERGLHHCVFEIVDNSIDEALAGYCKEIQVHIHNDGSLSVEDDGRGIPVDIHPKYGIPALELVMTNLHAGGKFGKGAYQVSGGLHGVGAKCVNAVSEWFEVEVSKNEQVYKMEFSRGKTTEKMKVIGATKKSGTKISFLPDPEIFETTREFKYELLAKRLRELAFLNPGIRIIIEDERISKKETFYFENGIAEYVSFLNQSKQIVHEEVICFNGEADSPNPDLDAKIVVDIAFQYNDGYSDQIFSYANSIHNIEGGTHLSGFRTALTRVINAYAKNNSLVKEKDPSFTGDDVREGLTAVISVKVPEPRFEGQTKTKLSNSEVDGIVQRITGEELKFYFETHPKEAKRIIDKSLNAARAREAARKARETVRKSAMVSGGLPGKLADCSERDPSKCEIYIVEGDSAGGSAKQGRDRGYQAILPIRGKLLNVEKARLDKVLNNQEIRTLITAIGTGIGDHEGDGAFDISKSRYHKIIIMTDADVDGAHIRTLLLTFIYRQMKGLIEAGYVYIAQPPLYKIKRKRREQYIDHDNQLNEILLELGTEDVTLIRNRDDHQFPGGELEKFIALLDRMETLGRGVERYGCALSQYLDQKDEDTLELPRHVVRIRTGNDEEYNFVRTEEELAAKYQELGFEDINDEVLIRQVTRDEQLINQRITVHEIFEANQMSKLLIQLRDLGLDIKQFTPSEEARYRLVENLGDEKKESVTELHTILELIENIRLLGRRGLSIQRYKGLGEMNPKQLFETTMDPKTRNLLKVDIIDAALADATFSMLMGEDVASRRSFIEDNALNVSHLDV; this is encoded by the coding sequence ATGGACGAATCAACTACGCCCGAACCCACCCCAACCACGCCCAATGAAGAGGCCTACGATGCCTCAAAGATCCAGAAGCTCGAAGGGCTCGAGGGCGTCCGCAAACGTCCCGATATGTATATCGGTGACACCAACGAGCGTGGCCTCCATCACTGCGTGTTCGAGATTGTCGACAATTCGATCGATGAGGCACTAGCCGGCTACTGTAAGGAGATCCAAGTGCACATCCACAACGACGGTTCCCTCTCTGTTGAAGACGATGGCCGCGGAATTCCTGTAGATATCCACCCCAAATACGGCATCCCTGCTCTCGAACTGGTGATGACGAACCTGCACGCTGGCGGAAAGTTCGGCAAAGGCGCCTATCAGGTATCTGGAGGTCTCCATGGAGTCGGCGCCAAGTGCGTGAATGCAGTTTCTGAATGGTTTGAAGTCGAAGTCTCGAAGAACGAACAAGTCTACAAAATGGAATTCTCTCGGGGTAAAACTACCGAGAAAATGAAGGTCATCGGCGCGACAAAGAAATCCGGAACTAAGATCTCATTTCTTCCTGACCCCGAGATCTTCGAGACCACACGCGAATTTAAATACGAACTCCTCGCCAAACGTCTTCGCGAGCTGGCATTCCTCAATCCCGGCATCCGCATCATCATCGAAGACGAGCGCATCTCAAAAAAAGAAACGTTCTACTTCGAAAATGGGATCGCCGAATACGTGAGCTTCCTCAATCAGAGCAAGCAAATCGTTCACGAGGAAGTGATCTGCTTCAACGGGGAAGCCGATTCACCGAACCCCGACTTGGATGCCAAGATCGTCGTTGATATCGCCTTCCAATATAACGACGGCTATTCCGATCAGATTTTTTCCTACGCGAACTCGATTCACAATATAGAAGGCGGCACCCACCTTTCTGGTTTCCGTACGGCTTTGACGCGTGTCATCAACGCCTACGCCAAAAACAACAGCCTGGTCAAAGAAAAGGACCCCTCATTCACCGGTGATGACGTCCGCGAGGGCCTAACCGCTGTTATCTCAGTCAAAGTCCCAGAACCGCGCTTTGAAGGACAGACTAAGACCAAACTCTCCAACAGTGAAGTCGATGGGATCGTCCAACGCATCACCGGCGAAGAGCTTAAATTTTATTTCGAAACCCACCCCAAGGAAGCCAAGCGCATCATCGACAAATCGCTTAACGCAGCACGCGCCCGCGAGGCGGCTCGAAAAGCGCGCGAAACTGTCCGCAAGAGCGCCATGGTCTCGGGCGGATTGCCCGGCAAATTGGCAGACTGCTCTGAACGCGACCCATCGAAATGCGAGATCTACATTGTAGAGGGTGATTCCGCAGGCGGTTCGGCCAAACAAGGCCGCGACCGCGGCTACCAAGCTATTTTGCCCATTCGCGGCAAGCTTCTAAACGTCGAGAAAGCGAGACTCGACAAGGTCCTCAATAATCAGGAAATCCGCACCCTTATTACCGCAATCGGTACCGGCATCGGAGATCATGAGGGCGACGGCGCCTTCGACATCTCAAAGTCGCGCTACCATAAGATCATCATTATGACCGATGCGGACGTCGACGGCGCGCACATCCGCACCCTGCTACTCACTTTCATCTACCGGCAGATGAAGGGTCTCATCGAGGCGGGCTACGTCTACATCGCTCAACCCCCTCTTTACAAAATTAAGCGTAAACGCCGCGAGCAATACATCGACCACGACAACCAGCTGAACGAAATCCTTCTCGAACTGGGCACTGAAGACGTCACGCTCATACGTAACCGCGATGACCACCAGTTCCCTGGGGGCGAATTAGAGAAATTTATCGCCCTACTTGATCGCATGGAAACCCTTGGTCGCGGTGTCGAACGTTATGGTTGCGCGCTGTCACAATACCTCGACCAAAAAGATGAGGATACTCTCGAATTACCCCGTCACGTCGTGCGCATCCGCACCGGAAACGACGAAGAATATAACTTTGTTCGCACCGAAGAAGAATTGGCTGCGAAATATCAAGAGCTCGGCTTTGAGGATATTAATGACGAAGTGCTTATCCGCCAAGTCACTCGCGACGAGCAGCTCATTAACCAGCGCATCACTGTTCACGAGATATTCGAAGCCAACCAGATGAGTAAGCTGCTCATCCAGCTCCGCGATCTTGGGCTCGATATCAAGCAATTCACACCGTCGGAAGAGGCACGCTACCGTCTTGTAGAAAATCTGGGCGACGAGAAAAAAGAGTCCGTCACCGAGCTCCACACTATTCTCGAACTCATCGAAAACATCCGCCTACTCGGCCGCCGGGGCCTCTCCATCCAGCGCTACAAAGGACTGGGCGAAATGAACCCCAAACAGCTCTTCGAAACCACCATGGATCCGAAGACACGTAATCTCCTCAAGGTTGACATCATCGACGCTGCCCTGGCAGATGCCACCTTCTCGATGCTGATGGGCGAAGACGTAGCCAGCCGCCGCAGCTTCATCGAGGACAATGCCCTCAACGTCTCTCACCTCGACGTCTAA
- a CDS encoding sulfite exporter TauE/SafE family protein — translation MLGDTAIITNGAAAFLVGMLTSPHCLLMCGPLSCGLLGGPKQSAEQTLFSRSAYHISRVLSYGIVGAVAGTLGYAFMQTTAWSLQPLLPWVFVALLLAFTFRIHAHIPKPPWAAKFAQSMTLHTRSWPPVFQGVSLGLITPMLPCGPLYSVFWIAMMASSPLLGAELGLGFGLGTIPLLWLGQHAFTRLRKKFSGRWISRLQRSVAGMAALAIALNALNFDADRILELCGF, via the coding sequence ATGCTCGGCGACACCGCCATCATCACTAACGGGGCAGCAGCCTTCCTCGTTGGCATGCTCACCAGCCCACACTGCTTACTGATGTGTGGACCGCTGTCTTGTGGACTCTTAGGCGGGCCAAAGCAATCTGCCGAGCAGACCTTATTTTCCCGTTCAGCTTATCATATTTCGCGGGTGTTATCCTACGGTATCGTCGGTGCAGTGGCTGGCACACTCGGATACGCGTTCATGCAAACGACTGCATGGAGCCTCCAGCCCTTACTCCCTTGGGTATTTGTCGCCCTCTTGCTCGCCTTTACGTTTCGCATTCACGCGCACATCCCTAAGCCACCCTGGGCTGCGAAGTTCGCTCAAAGCATGACTCTGCATACGCGGTCCTGGCCTCCAGTATTCCAAGGCGTGTCGCTTGGGCTGATCACCCCGATGCTGCCGTGTGGTCCGCTCTACTCTGTTTTTTGGATCGCAATGATGGCGAGTAGTCCATTGCTCGGAGCAGAACTTGGCCTAGGCTTTGGTTTGGGCACCATACCGCTTCTCTGGTTGGGACAGCATGCATTTACCCGTTTGCGAAAAAAATTCTCCGGTCGCTGGATCAGTCGCCTTCAGCGATCTGTCGCTGGCATGGCAGCTTTGGCCATCGCCCTAAACGCACTCAATTTTGATGCTGATAGAATTCTAGAGCTCTGCGGTTTCTGA